In Porites lutea chromosome 1, jaPorLute2.1, whole genome shotgun sequence, a single genomic region encodes these proteins:
- the LOC140941274 gene encoding ATP-binding cassette sub-family F member 3-like isoform X1 — protein sequence MGELAENLLVNPDEDTHSIWIVKKECNTVVDQKKLQKAEAKIKAKQDKRAQEDQTPNEIRGRVLLKEAEMSLIFGRRYGLVGRNGIGKTTLIKMLSRRELFVPSHISILCVEQEVRGDETQVLQSVLECDTERKKLLEEEKKLLALTGHGSSKADSTADDASNKLAQVYARMEEIEADKAPARASMILAGLGFSTKMQHQQTRELSGGWRMRLALARTLFSRPDLLLLDEPTNMLDLKAVLWLEKYLLNWPCTLLVVSHDRTFLDAVATDIIHMHSQRLESYRGNYENFVKTMTEKLTNQQREYEAQQMHRQHLQAFVDRWRYNAKRASLAQSRLKALEKLPDLQPVVVDPPVVLKFPECDKLSPPVLQLDEVTFHYEKGKVVLNKVSLSANQDSRIALVGENGQGKTTLLKLLLGELEPVSGLKFAHRNLKIGYFSQHHVDQLGSEQTPLELIASKFPGQHEEEYRRQLGRYGVINDLALRPVRSLSGGQKSRVVMALMSMIRPHFLILDEPTNHLDVETIEALGIALNNYKGGVIMVTHDERLVRSVCKEVWMCSNGSVIRQDGGFDQYRKLLEDQIREL from the exons ATGGGAGAGCTTGCAGAAAACTTACTAG TGAACCCTGATGAAGACACGCACAGCATTTGGATAGTGAAAAAAGAGTGCAACACA GTTGTTGATCAGAAAAAGTTGCAGAAGGCTGAAgctaaaataaaagcaaaacaagacaAAAGAGCACAGGAAGACCAAACTCCAAATGAAATCAGAGGAAG GGTTTTATTAAAAGAAGCAGAAATGTCCCTCATCTTTGGTAGGAGATATGGTCTGGTTGGAAGAAATGGAATTGGAAAGACAACACTGATCAAAATGCTTTCCAG GCGTGAATTATTTGTTCCATCACATATTTCTATTTTGTGTGTTGAACAGGAG GTACGAGGGGATGAGACACAAGTTCTTCAGAGTGTTTTAGAATGTGATACAGAGAGAAAAAAGCTgttagaagaagaaaagaaacttcttGCACTTACAGGACATGGAAG ctcaaAAGCAGATTCTACTGCTGATGATGCCAGCAACAAATTGGCACAG GTGTATGCAAGAATGGAAGAAATTGAAGCAGATAAAGCCCCAGCAAG AGCCTCTATGATATTGGCTGGACTGGGATTCTCAACAAAAATGCAGCATCAGCAAACAAG AGAACTCTCAGGTGGATGGCGAATGAGACTTGCCCTTGCGAGAACTTTGTTTAGTCG ACCAGATTTGCTTCTTCTTGATG AACCTACAAATATGTTGGATCTTAAAGCTGTATTATGGTTGGAGAAGTATTTACTG AATTGGCCATGCACTCTGCTTGTTGTGTCCCATGACCGCACATTTCTTGATGCAGTTGCCACTGATATAATTCACATGCACTCACAGAGACTAGAATCATACAGAGGAAACTATGAG aattttgtCAAAACCATGACAGAAAAGCTAACCAATCAACAGCGTGAATATGAGGCACAGCAAATGCACAGACAACATTTACAG GCCTTTGTTGATAGATGGAGATATAATGCAAAACGAGCTTCTCTTGCACAAAGCAGACTTAAGGCACTGGAGAAACT gccTGATCTTCAGCCTGTTGTAGTTGATCCACCTGTCGTACTTAA GTTTCCTGAATGTGACAAGCTATCTCCACCAGTTTTACAACTCGATGAG GTTACCTTCCActatgaaaaaggaaaagttgTTCTCAATAAAGTTAGTCTGTCTGCAAATCAAGACTCTAGAATTGCTTTG GTCGGTGAAAATGGTCAGGGGAAAACAACATTACTAAAGCTTTTACTGGGTGAACTGGAACCAGTGTCCGGTCTAAAGTTTGCTCACAG AAATTTAAAGATTGGTTATTTCAGTCAACATCACGTGGATCAGCTCGGTTCAGAACAAACTCCACTGGAATTAATAGCTTCAAAATTCCCAG GACAGCACGAGGAGGAATATCGGCGCCAGCTGGGCAGATATGGAGTAATAAATGACTTGGCTCTTAGACCTGTAAGGAGTTTATCAGGTGGTCAGAAAAGTCGAGTGGTTATGGCTTTGATGAGTATGATAAG gCCTCATTTTCTCATCCTTGATGAACCGACAAATCATTTAGATGTAGAGACAATAGAAGCTCTTGGAATCGCTTTAAACAATTATAAG gGTGGAGTTATTATGGTAACACACGATGAACGACTTGTAAGAAGCGTGTGTAAAGAAGTTTGGATGTGTTCTAATGGCTCAGTCATAAGACAGGATGGCGGATTCGATCAATACAGAAAATTACTGGAAGATCAGATCAGAGAATTGTGA
- the LOC140941274 gene encoding ATP-binding cassette sub-family F member 3-like isoform X2 → MAAGLENCRQILLDRFPSIDGDLFQYVTDVLESGSEDFESGEEIYDAVGSILAEVAGDEGDDKIIDLCNQLMGALKGDGCDGTAAGQGTHKLLEAPVNMGELAENLLVNPDEDTHSIWIVKKECNTVVDQKKLQKAEAKIKAKQDKRAQEDQTPNEIRGRQIDNASACQSSNKRENKLEQSGSNKSRDVRIENFDLSYADRVLLKEAEMSLIFGRRYGLVGRNGIGKTTLIKMLSRRELFVPSHISILCVEQEVRGDETQVLQSVLECDTERKKLLEEEKKLLALTGHGSSKADSTADDASNKLAQVYARMEEIEADKAPARASMILAGLGFSTKMQHQQTRELSGGWRMRLALARTLFSRPDLLLLDEPTNMLDLKAVLWLEKYLLNWPCTLLVVSHDRTFLDAVATDIIHMHSQRLESYRGNYENFVKTMTEKLTNQQREYEAQQMHRQHLQAFVDRWRYNAKRASLAQSRLKALEKLPDLQPVVVDPPVVLKFPECDKLSPPVLQLDEVTFHYEKGKVVLNKVSLSANQDSRIALVGENGQGKTTLLKLLLGELEPVSGLKFAHRNLKIGYFSQHHVDQLGSEQTPLELIASKFPGQHEEEYRRQLGRYGVINDLALRPVRSLSGGQKSRVVMALMSMIRPHFLILDEPTNHLDVETIEALGIALNNYKGGVIMVTHDERLVRSVCKEVWMCSNGSVIRQDGGFDQYRKLLEDQIREL, encoded by the exons ATGGCGGCTGGTCTTGAAAATTGCCGGCAAATTCTTCTAGACAGATTTCCGTCGATAGATGGCGATCTTTTCCAGTATGTAACAG ATGTTCTTGAAAGTGGATCTGAGGATTTTGAGAGTGGTGAAGAGATATACGATGCAGTTGGAAGCATTTTGGCAGAAGTTGCTGGTGATGAAGGAGATGACAAAATTATTGACCTTTGTAATCAACTTATGGGTGCCTTAAAAGG AGACGGCTGCGATGGAACAGCAGCAGGTCAGGGAACTCATAAATTACTAGAGGCTCCTGTCAATATGGGAGAGCTTGCAGAAAACTTACTAG TGAACCCTGATGAAGACACGCACAGCATTTGGATAGTGAAAAAAGAGTGCAACACA GTTGTTGATCAGAAAAAGTTGCAGAAGGCTGAAgctaaaataaaagcaaaacaagacaAAAGAGCACAGGAAGACCAAACTCCAAATGAAATCAGAGGAAG GCAAATAGACAATGCATCAGCCTGCCAGAGTTCcaacaaaagagaaaataaactaGAACAAAGTGGTTCCAACAAAAGCCGTGATGTCAGGATAGAGAACTTTGACCTCTCTTATGCAGATAG GGTTTTATTAAAAGAAGCAGAAATGTCCCTCATCTTTGGTAGGAGATATGGTCTGGTTGGAAGAAATGGAATTGGAAAGACAACACTGATCAAAATGCTTTCCAG GCGTGAATTATTTGTTCCATCACATATTTCTATTTTGTGTGTTGAACAGGAG GTACGAGGGGATGAGACACAAGTTCTTCAGAGTGTTTTAGAATGTGATACAGAGAGAAAAAAGCTgttagaagaagaaaagaaacttcttGCACTTACAGGACATGGAAG ctcaaAAGCAGATTCTACTGCTGATGATGCCAGCAACAAATTGGCACAG GTGTATGCAAGAATGGAAGAAATTGAAGCAGATAAAGCCCCAGCAAG AGCCTCTATGATATTGGCTGGACTGGGATTCTCAACAAAAATGCAGCATCAGCAAACAAG AGAACTCTCAGGTGGATGGCGAATGAGACTTGCCCTTGCGAGAACTTTGTTTAGTCG ACCAGATTTGCTTCTTCTTGATG AACCTACAAATATGTTGGATCTTAAAGCTGTATTATGGTTGGAGAAGTATTTACTG AATTGGCCATGCACTCTGCTTGTTGTGTCCCATGACCGCACATTTCTTGATGCAGTTGCCACTGATATAATTCACATGCACTCACAGAGACTAGAATCATACAGAGGAAACTATGAG aattttgtCAAAACCATGACAGAAAAGCTAACCAATCAACAGCGTGAATATGAGGCACAGCAAATGCACAGACAACATTTACAG GCCTTTGTTGATAGATGGAGATATAATGCAAAACGAGCTTCTCTTGCACAAAGCAGACTTAAGGCACTGGAGAAACT gccTGATCTTCAGCCTGTTGTAGTTGATCCACCTGTCGTACTTAA GTTTCCTGAATGTGACAAGCTATCTCCACCAGTTTTACAACTCGATGAG GTTACCTTCCActatgaaaaaggaaaagttgTTCTCAATAAAGTTAGTCTGTCTGCAAATCAAGACTCTAGAATTGCTTTG GTCGGTGAAAATGGTCAGGGGAAAACAACATTACTAAAGCTTTTACTGGGTGAACTGGAACCAGTGTCCGGTCTAAAGTTTGCTCACAG AAATTTAAAGATTGGTTATTTCAGTCAACATCACGTGGATCAGCTCGGTTCAGAACAAACTCCACTGGAATTAATAGCTTCAAAATTCCCAG GACAGCACGAGGAGGAATATCGGCGCCAGCTGGGCAGATATGGAGTAATAAATGACTTGGCTCTTAGACCTGTAAGGAGTTTATCAGGTGGTCAGAAAAGTCGAGTGGTTATGGCTTTGATGAGTATGATAAG gCCTCATTTTCTCATCCTTGATGAACCGACAAATCATTTAGATGTAGAGACAATAGAAGCTCTTGGAATCGCTTTAAACAATTATAAG gGTGGAGTTATTATGGTAACACACGATGAACGACTTGTAAGAAGCGTGTGTAAAGAAGTTTGGATGTGTTCTAATGGCTCAGTCATAAGACAGGATGGCGGATTCGATCAATACAGAAAATTACTGGAAGATCAGATCAGAGAATTGTGA
- the LOC140927776 gene encoding uncharacterized protein — translation MQVCVDILNAKRIPVNGTLLDTVETLKKKISKETGLSPCLQTLHVLQNRATVEWKDDSSIYFGDLLKKKAVIYLSYKRGNSSSSYYINIVTETGRVLLVTPEGGKAATINDLKQQLSIILDLRADSLFLRIVELSNRINRPLGELFNTLEDYGVISGSVLYVQIHPWSESWFHGKIGRDQAEEIMSSASEGQFLVKESVSFPGDYVLFVRDAGQVKHFKVSCHKNMMFAINEHDFFYTIAEMIQYFTSLQFYMSKEGLPIKGKLKEPVTRSELSEWTGGEGLTTGSSLVRPRLHTTASTEIHINVVIGSKTFSLLTSTLNQVQSLKAQIEEKSGEPADCQLLRLNDKPLVMDSFHLSDYHVMENSTIYVQVHPWDEDWYVGNLTHDKIDSLVKSMSTVPKDGMFLIRDSGRSPGNYCLYVWWKGNPVRYLVKFKKNHFTIGNEHQFNSLSDLVESYRKCRGGLKSQLTDPVKIDKDSKCIIPPAVVARGNNAKAAYRRALENGKTRDVRVRIMLIGEGKAGKTSLKRSLKGEKFNKHEASTLGVDMDAPLLKDGLKAWSARKTVENISVFDHRSAQLVVRQLSDPNGYPTSDLAKAKYPARKVFSCSQANCSASNVVSNGIGHCEDMHDFQKRFKGIPNGTDHYEGPPSPFLQDDVFTSDQVISDPLPRNIASLVEDILTSDQDPSDNLPQNVANLVERMLRQEHFSASEEVWPVIWDFSGQSLLHGMNPIFMSREAVYLLVCDLSKDLFSKEHTGQPARATNMQHKTDSCFDHLVRWMDLVHSFHDTSVASVTSSAQPPVILVGTHADKVSGDPWNRLEAILDSFHGKQFSSHIVDKFSVDNTRAGQAKEDPTILRLRQKIISVASSLPHTNREIPLQWLCVEKVLHRLAGKGFKYITLQEFKEVAKRVCRFRVHEDSDELLHFLCDCGAILYFNETDESNSLVFLDPQWLVHLFCQIMNVVSGKKEPMNIRQCRQTLAKKGILSEELVNFACQESDLNLSKESLLSVMEKASLVCRLEVQNGEVVYLVPSMLPATPENEILGLIDQYMIAPVFITFNTGYIPYGLFSRFVMLFSDWASKEHSARPPKMSANTARFFIGKKKDYGLTFAFFKGVVMVHVMREGSKEEETEMTAICQQVYRCIEGILDSLHLRCHWLYSITWKLCARCDLCLGESEGDDGCSWHHTPSCPHPDCAHFIPLGPDWPLRCDQTMKVKTLLDEDKLKPWLKLFRRNHFADDLRFKPGVVSLDDLLYLAHDVGSQWKSLCRILLGAKEVEHIDHDQKTLYDKCYTLLDRWKKSQASDATYAALGMALIHEDLQAEELCAKYCGLQSQVPLESSV, via the exons ATGCAGGTGTGTGTGGATATATTGAACGCAAAGAGAATTCCCGTGAATGGAACTTTATTAGATACAGTGGAAACTCTCAAGAAAAAGATCTCGAAAGAGACTGGCCTCTCGCCATGCCTTCAAACTCTTCATGTTTTACAGAATAGAGCAACTGTTGAATGGAAAGACGACAGTAGCATATATTTTGGAGACTTGTTGAAGAAGAAAGCAGTGATATATTTGTCGTACAAAAGGGGCAATTCGTCTTCTTCCTATTACATCAACATAGTGACTGAAACTGGGCGAGTTTTGCTCGTCACTCCTGAAGGGGGAAAAGCGGCAACTATAAACGATTTGAAACAGCAGTTGTCGATCATACTGGATCTACGCGCAGATAGTTTATTTTTACGCATTGTTGAACTTTCAAACCGTATAAATAGGCCACTCGGAGAATTATTCAATACTTTAGAGGATTACGGTGTGATCAGTGGTTCTGTTTTGTACGTGCAGATTCATCCGTGGAGTGAGAG TTGGTTCCATGGAAAAATAGGGCGTGACCAAGCTGAGGAAATTATGTCTTCAGCTTCTGAGGGACAGTTTCTTGTTAAAGAGAGTGTCTCTTTTCCTGGTGATTATGTCCTATTTGTACG TGATGCTGGTCAAGTCAAGCATTTCAAAGTATCCTGTCACAAGAATATGATGTTTGCAATCAATGAACATGATTTCTTTTACACCATTGCTGAAATGATCCAG TATTTTACATCTTTGCAGTTTTACATGAGCAAAGAAGGGCTACCCATTAAAGGCAAACTGAAAGAGCCTGTGACAAGGTCTGAGCTCTCTGAATGGACAGGAGGAGAAG GATTAACTACAGGTAGCTCATTGGTAAGACCTCGACTTCACACTACAGCATCAACTGAAATTCATATCAATGTGGTGATTGGGTCCAAGACATTTTCCCTGCTCACAAGCACCTTAAATCAAGTGCAGTCTCTTAAAGCGCAGATAGAAGAAAAGAGTGGTGAGCCTGCAGACTGTCAGTTGTTACGACTAAATGACAAACCTCTGGTTATGGATAGTTTTCATCTCAGTGACTACCATGTCATGGAAAACTCTACAATTTATGTTCAGGTTCATCCTTGGGATGAAGA TTGGTACGTTGGTAACCTAACTCATGATAAGATAGATTCTTTGGTCAAAAGTATGAGTACTGTACCAAAAGATGGAATGTTCCTGATCAGAGACAGCGGCAGATCTCCTGGAAACTACTGTCTCTATGTATG GTGGAAAGGCAATCCAGTGCGGTATTTGGTCAAGTTCAAGAAAAATCATTTCACAATTGGAAATGAGCATCAATTTAATAGCTTGTCTGATTTGGTTGAG TCGTACAGGAAGTGCCGTGGTGGTCTGAAATCACAGCTTACAGATCCTGTAAAGATTGACAAAGACTCAAAAT GCATCATTCCACCAGCTGTGGTAGCTAGAGGAAACAACGCCAAAGCAGCTTACAGAAGAGCCCTCGAGAATGGTAAAACACGTGATGTACGCGTGCGAATCATGCTtattggtgaaggtaaagcaggaaaaacaagtttaaagaGATCCCTTAAGGGGGAAAAGTTCAATAAACATGAGGCTAGTACGCTAGGAGTGGATATGGATGCACCATTGTTGAAGGATGGTTTGAAAGCTTGGAGTGCACGGAAGACGGTTGAAAACATCAGCGTTTTCGATCATAGAAGTGCTCAGCTTGTGGTTCGACAGCTCTCGGACCCTAATGGCTATCCTACTTCTGATTTGGCAAAGGCCAAATACCCTGCAAGAAAAGTCTTTTCATGTAGTCAAGCCAATTGTTCTGCCTCTAACGTTGTATCCAATGGGATAGGGCATTGCGAAGACATGCACGACTTCCAGAAACGTTTTAAAG GAATACCGAATGGAACAGATCATTACGAAGGACCGCCCTCACCATTTCTCCAAGATGATGTCTTCACCAGTGATCAAGTTATTTCAGATCCTCTTCCGAGGAATATAGCCAGCTTGGTAGAGGATATTCTCACGAGCGATCAGGACCCATCAGACAATCTGCCGCAGAATGTGGCTAATTTGGTAGAGCGCATGCTCCGACAGGAACACTTCTCTGCTTCAGAGGAAGTTTGGCCTGTGATTTGGGACTTTTCTGGTCAATCTCTTTTACATGGCATGAATCCAATCTTCATGTCACGGGAAGCCGTATATTTACTGGTGTGTGACTTGTCCAAGGATCTCTTCAGCAAAGAACATACGGGTCAGCCTGCACGAGCAACTAATATGCAACACAAAACTGACTCTTGTTTCGATCATCTGGTGAGGTGGATGGACTTGGTTCATTCCTTTCATGATACCAGCGTCGCAAGTGTTACAAGCTCTGCCCAGCCGCCAGTTATCTTAGTTGGAACACATGCCGACAAAGTCAGTGGCGATCCTTGGAACcgtttggaagccatcttggaCAGTTTTCATGGAAAGCAATTTTCATCGCATATTGTTGACAAGTTTTCTGTGGACAACACTCGGGCTGGACAAGCTAAAGAGGATCCAACTATTCTCAGATTACGGCAAAAGATCATTTCTGTGGCCTCCTCATTACCTCATACAAACAGGGAAATTCCTCTTCAGTGGCTTTGTGTGGAGAAGGTACTCCATCGCCTAGCTGGAAAAGGATTTAAGTATATCACTCTACAAGAGTTTAAAGAAGTGGCCAAGAGAGTGTGTCGTTTTCGAGTGCATGAAGACAGTGACGAGCTGTTGCATTTTTTGTGCGATTGTGGTGCTATTCTTTACTTCAACGAAACTGATGAGTCCAACAGCTTGGTTTTCCTGGATCCACAGTGGTTAGTTCATCTATTCTGTCAAATTATGAACGTTGTTTCTGGGAAGAAAGAACCGATGAATATCCGGCAATGCCGCCAAACTCTTGCTAAAAAAGGCATCTTGTCAGAGGAGCTTGTCAACTTTGCCTGCCAAGAATCTGATCTCAACCTCTCCAAAGAATCACTTCTTTCTGTCATGGAGAAAGCAAGCCTTGTTTGCCGACTTGAGGTCCAAAATGGGGAGGTGGTCTACCTTGTACCATCAATGCTGCCGGCTACGCCAGAAAACGAAATTTTGGGATTAATTGACCAATATATGATTGCACCAGTTTTCATCACTTTCAACACTGGATATATTCCGTATGGATTATTCTCCAGATTCGTTATGTTGTTTTCCGATTGGGCTTCAAAGGAGCACTCTGCAAGGCCTCCCAAAATGTCTGCAAACACAGCGAGGTTTTTTATTGGGAAGAAAAAAGACTACGGTTTGACGTTTGCTTTCTTCAAAGGTGTGGTAATGGTCCATGTTATGCGAGAAGGTAGCAAAGAAGAGGAAACAGAGATGACTGCCATCTGCCAACAAGTTTACAG ATGTATTGAAGGTATCCTAGATTCTCTTCATCTGCGGTGTCATTGGCTGTACTCCATTACATGGAAGCTGTGTGCGCGCTGTGATCTGTGTTTGGGTGAAAGTGAAGGAGATGATGGCTGTTCCTGGCACCATACTCCTTCCTGTCCACATCCCGATTGTGCCCACTTTATTCCATTAGGCCCTGATTGGCCATTGAGGTGTGATCAGACTATGAAGGTTAAAACTCTACTAGATGAAGACAAGCTTAAGCCTTGGCTAAAG CTTTTTCGTCGAAATCATTTTGCAG ACGACCTTCGTTTTAAACCTGGTGTTGTGTCACTTGATGACTTATTGTATCTCGCGCACGACGTGGGTTCACAGTGGAAGAGTCTGTGCCGCATTTTGTTGGGTGCTAAGGAGGTCGAACATATTGATCATGATCAAAAGACCCTTTATGACAAATGCTACACCTTGTTGGATCGATGGAAAAAGTCTCAGGCATCAGATGCCACGTATGCTGCATTAGGAATGGCCTTAATTCATGAAGACCTGCAGGCAGAAGAACTCTGTGCAAAGTATTGCGGCCTGCAATCGCAAGTCCCTCTTGAAAGTAGTGTTTAG
- the LOC140941291 gene encoding uncharacterized protein → MDLENKISALKDFASFGSSSKGGPSSTRSNQSPQSTNSFSAQNGWGNWFAKGEKDPFLPSLTRTQRITGFFMCLLMGIFCFVMAGFIAPFMLLKARKFVLLYTMGSLFTIGSFSFLWGPVNHAKHLCSFGRLPFTAAYFGSMFATLYMAMIVKSTVLTAVCAVVQILALIWYFVSYIPGGSTGMKFFTKLFSSAVTKTVSSTLPV, encoded by the exons ATGGatttggaaaataaaatttctgcGCTAAAAGATTTTGCATCTTTTGGATCTTCATCAAAAGGGGGTCCATCATCAACTCGGAGTAATCAAAGCCCTCAAAGTACGAACTCTTTCTCCGCACAAAATGGTTGGGGAAATTGGTTTGCAAAGGGAGAAAAAGACCCATTTTTGCCGTCTTTG ACTCGAACTCAAAGAATCACAGGATTTTTCATGTGCTTGTTAATGGGAATTTTCTGTTTTGTCATG GCTGGCTTTATAGCACCTTTCATGCTGTTAAAGGCCCGGAAGTTTGTGCTTCTTTACACAATGGGAAGTTTGTTTACAATAGGAAG tttttcatttctttgggGACCAGTTAATCATGCAAAACATTTATGTTCATTTGGAAGGCTTCCTTTTACAGCTGCATACTTTGGTTCAATGTTTGCTACACTCTACATGGCCATGATT GTGAAAAGCACAGTTCTAACAGCAGTTTGTGCTGTAGTACAGATTCTAGCTCTTATATG GTACTTTGTCAGCTATATTCCTGGTGGTTCTACAGGCATGAAGTTTTTCACCAAACTGTTCTCATCTGCCGTGACCAAGACCGTTTCCAGCACTCTCCCTGTGTAA